The Drosophila sechellia strain sech25 chromosome 2L, ASM438219v1, whole genome shotgun sequence region ATCGCACTTCCGCCACAGATTTCGCAGCACATCCTCTCGCTGCTCTTTGTTCTCCAACTCAAAAAGCGTATGAGATATAATGACCAGATCATAATTGGTTTCGATGGCGGGCAGGAACTGTCGATAAAATACATTGCGCAGGGCTATTTGCTTGTTCTCATGGCCATCGCGTAGTATGAGCTCAGATATCTCATTCATCTCCCTGGACCTGTCCACGTTGTAGTACTCGAAAATGTCTTCGCGCCACAGTTCGCTGGCCACCCACATGCCGGTTCCAATGCCGGATCCGAAGTCAAAGAAGCTTCGTGGCCGAAAATGTTCATCCCGCTGCGCCAGCTCCGTGAGGACGCGCTTCAACACGGCGTACTCCTGGGCACCACGAGCTATGGCGTACACAAGCGACTCGTATGCTCCATATTCTATTCGCTTCCAGGCGTAGATACGCTGGCCCAGCCTCTTGTTGATCTCCAGCTCCCGCTTGCGCCTCCAGCGCTCCGCCTCGTCTTCGTCGAGTGTAGCTAGGCGATCCAGAGGCATCTTTGTGTTGACCTCTTCGATAACGATGCGTTTCTTGTTCTCAATCTCTTCCtgagtgggtggtggatgACGGGATTTAATGTATGAGTTGAGCTGCTGGCCATCATGAATTAGTTTCTTGACGGGGTGATCCCCCACGATGCGCTTTAGCGTATCATTCAATTGTTTTGGTAGCTCCACATGATTGGGTCTCACTACTCCGGGATGTTTCCTGGGCTTCAGGGTGGCATGTTCCAGGGCAGAGACCACAGCTGGCTCCACATCCACGGCAATCTTACTGGTGAATCGATGCAGTCGTGGCACTAGATTTCTCGTTGTGAATTTCAATGAAAAATTCATATTAACTTCTAATTAGTTTAGTAATATGTAACCgagaaatcaaaacaaatgaGAGCCACATGAGCTTACCGGCGATTTGCCAGTGCTGTAAAAGTTCCATTCCCATCAGCTGACGGTGCTGCCAGACGTTTTGCTTCAATTACAGATGCGGTTATATTAATAGAATTTTTTTCCGTTTAAGCTAACATTTCATAGTCttaacatatgtatatgtattattCGAAATAATTGTACTTACGTTATctgtataaatttatttaataaaaatggcaatttgtcaagaaaatgtaacaattaaacaaaaagaGTACTATAATCGTGACCTCTACTGTGTGCCTGCCTCTTTTGAAAATCTGAAAACAAACTTGGCATCCGCACAATGTTGTAAAtactaaatttaataaataatggaAGAATACGAAGCACAAGTGAGCAAAGGTGATAACATGAGGTCCCAactatttttatgaaaatatttgcatcAAATAGTTGCTCGTTGTGGAGCAGGCATTGGAAAATGCCGCGGATGATGCGCAACGCCAGGAACTTTTGGCCTTAAAGAACAATCTGCAGGAGCTGTTGGCCCTCACTCGGGACACAGGAGATGAAGCACCAACCGATGAATTACCTCAGCAAGGCAACGATCTGGACGACGAGCTGCAGCGGCTCAAAAGCGAACTTAGCGACCTAGAGGCGGCAGGCTCCTCGCAAACCGCGTTGGATGAAGAACGCCAGCTGGCTGACTTGCGAACCAAGTACACTGCCATGGTGGGCGAGAAGTGCTCCGCTCCACACGAGCACAGTTGGGGCACCTGCTACCACAATGCCCTCATCTGCGGTGTGGACGACGAGGTGGTTATAAACAGCGAAGGCGTCTTGGATGCTCGACTAAGGGTTCTCTTTACAAATCCCACGCATCGAGAAATGCTGCCCTGTTCGTATTACCTCGAAGGAGAGTGCCGTTTTGATGAGGCCAAGTGTCGCTTTTCCCATGGCGCCCTTGTCACCGGTAGCTCCATTAGAAAATACAATCCACCCGATTTCCACAAACTCTCCCGCAGTCGTCCAGTTTTTGCCCTGCTACCGGATCGATTGTGGCACCGAGGTCGTGTCCTTTGCGTTAATTTCGTAGAGCAGGTATGCCGCGTCCGATTGGATGGGCAGGATCACAAGGAGCGGGAAAGAGACTTCAAGTTCGAAGAACTGTATCCACTGACCACCGATCAGGATGAGGATGACGAGCTCTCCAGTGAGGAGAGCACCTCTAGCATGAGAGACGCCAGCAGTGACGAGGCGGAGTCCGATATGGATGATCTGGAGGAAGCTAGAAGAGCCCGCATGGTCGAGTTAAGTTTGTTTACCTATAAACCGACAGATCGGCTGGGAGCCTGGGAGGAGTTTACACGGGTAAGATAAGTAGAGTAAAATTCAGAACTTTAAATGCCTATAAATACTATCCCCAATAGGGCATCGGCTCTAAGCTTATGGAAAAAATGGGTTACATCCATGGTACGGGTCTCGGCTCAGAAGGAAGGGGAATCGTCACCCCGGTAAGCGCCCAGATACTTCCCCAGGGTCGATCTCTAGacgcctgcatggagctgcgtGAAGCCGCCAACGGGGACAAGGATTATTTTAGCGTGGAACGAAAGCTAAAGCGCGCCCAGCGACGACAGCGAAAGGCTGATGAGAAGGCCTACGTCCGTGAATCGCAACGTGTGGATGTCTTTACATTCTTAAACGACAGGGTTTTGGGGCCTGGAGAAAGCACTCAGCAAAGCGAGCAAGTGGCCAAGAAAGCTAAGAACAACGAGTTACAGCAGCACTCAACCAAAACTCTTAACGTGGAAACAGTGCGTATTGCTGATGAAATCCGCCGAAAGCAAAGAGATATGGCCAAGGTTAAACAGTCCCTGGAGCGGAATTCTGGAGATGCGCAGCTCCAGAAGCGACTACAAGTGCAGATGCAAAGCCACAAACAGGAGCTAGCCACGCTGCAGGCACAGGAACGTAGTTTGAGCAAGGAACAGCAGACGCGAAAGAGCAAGAATAAAATGTTTGAGTTTTAATAATGAGTGTTTCAAGGTATTTTTGGAGGTAACTCGGTTCAAAAAAATGCATATTCTTAAATTCCAACATCTATTATTGAAAAGTATTCTACACACAtacaaaatgtaaaaattattaagaAAATCTTATTTATCTATGCACACTTAAATACTACCGAAGGCTCCCGCCGTAATTATGGCCGTCATGTACTGCTCCAGTAGCGCCTGCGCCAGATGAGCCCCGTGTTCTACGGCCAGCGAGTAGGCCGTGTCTCCGTCCTCGTTGGTGGCACTTAGATCCAGATCTTTGGCCAGAAGCTCGTTGCACGTATGCGGATGATTGCCGGCCGCTGCGTACATAAGCGCCGTGCTTCCAACGATGTCCATGTGGCCCGAATCAGCGCCGTGTTCCAGCAAGAAGCGGACGATCTCGTTATGTCCACCGGCGGCAGCTAGGAGTAGAGGACTAATCAAATCTGGAGCCATAGTGTTTACATTGGCACCAGCCGCGACGAGGAGCTGGACGGGAACCAGTTGACCGTAGGATGCTGCCCAATGTAGGGCCGTGAAGCCATGTGCATCCTTGTAATCAATGTCCTGCTGACGCGCTCTTTCGGCTGCCACTTGCTCCTCCGTGATCTCGCCTTGGCCAGCGCGTTCGTGAAAGGAGAGCGAAACTTCAACGGGGCAAAAGGTGGCCTCTGTGTTGCCGCGCTGCAAATTGGTCAGCACGGTGGACTGGGGGCGGTACGGCAGGAAGGCGCTCTTCCGCTTGGCGTCCAGTACCAGCATGGAGGTGGGTGCCGACCGCACGCCCTCATCGTCGTCGGAATTCGCGTTATTTTGGATTGTGTTTGCTGGTGCCACCATTTGTTTTGGTTATATTTACGTTTAATACCCTGTATTGGAAGCCCGAATGGGTATAACAAGTCGAACTAAATGATATAAAAGTTTATAGAATGCCTTCTTaatataaattcattaaatatCCAGTTTAAAATAGATTTACTGCTAAAATGTCTCGTATTTTAAacgaataaaaaattatttatgtcAACCGCTAACAACATCATATAACTAGAATATGACAGGGTATCCCACATGGGGTACACCCATCTTCTAGTTGCTGTAGTTTTGTCTGTGGTGTGGTAAAGCCACATTGTAATCGGCATTAATTTGCAACTCCAGCACGGTCACACTCGattggtttgtttttattttctggtTTCAAAGCTTAATTTGCGTTtaattatgtaaatatatttaccCGATTTGTTAGCactgtgtttgtgtgtttcaTAACAGGTTTTTGCGACGCGGCGCAGTTGTTTCTTTGGCCAAAACTTCCCTGCACCTGTTGCGCCTCGCCAATTTGTTTTCAGTGCAAACCTGCGTTTGGCCTTTTTTATGCCCTTTCGTTCGTACGTTTCCACTGCCCCGAATTAATTGCGTCGAAACATCACCAAGATGGGCAACACGAGTTCCAAGGGCGAGTCGGACGCCAGTGAGCCACCCCTGGAGGGGGGCAAGCCGCAcaagcagcatcagcagcacaaGTCCAGTGATGCCTCCCACAACGGAGTCTCTGACGTGGGCGGCAGCCACAACAATCTAAAGGTGACGCAGGCGCAGGGATCGATGACCAGGTCGGCATCTGGCGCGGATGTCACCGAGAAGTACCTCACCCAGCTGGTGCCGGTGGAGAAGCTAGCCGAGATTCTCAGGGAGCAGACGTCGTCCAAACTGGGCATTAATGGCATTGTGGCAGATGTCTTTGTGGTGAGTAATTAACTGATAACACCTAGCCCACCcataaaaaaacaacaccTCTTTCGCCAGTCACAAGTCTTTCCGCAGTACTCCGACCTGGGACAGCGTCTGTTCAACCTGATGCACTCCAACTCCAAGGCCACAACGAAACATCTGGGCGCCGTTGCTTTCCGACAGCAGTGCGAACGCTTTTTGGGCATCATGGATGATTCGAAGACGCTGGAGTGTTACATTAAGATGTACGCCCAGGAGGAGAATCCGGACCAAATCGACAAGACGGGAGTGACGCGGTTGCTCCACATCTGCTACACCATTGCCATGCAGCACTCGGGCAACGCCGTGCTGTGCCCGGCCATCAACCGCACGTTCGGTTCGGTGACCAAATCCATTTTCCTGTGCCACGACAGTATGAGTCTGGGCTACGTTTGCCGCTGGTTCGAGCAGAACCTGATGCGGCTGGTGCTCCTTGTGCACAAATACTGTGTGCACACTTTGTCAACCGCTTATCGTGGTCTAGAGCAGCAGAACCAGTCCTGCGGCATTGAGTTACAGACTCCTGTGCTTGAGCAACGTAATCCCTTCACAGATACCACCGACTTTAGTGGTGGTAGTACGAGGGACATGGATTCGCTGATGCCGCTCTCGCAAGCTTGGCTGCTGGCTGGAGCTCTGCCGCCACTCTactccaagccccaaactgtGACTCCGCCGGCCACAAAGGGAAACAACAACGTCAGCGCGTCCACAGCGGTACAGATTTTCAAGGACAAGTTGTCGATGATGCCCTCACACTGGACACTGCTGTACAACTCCAATGAGCATGGCGTGGGTGCCAACCGGTTTCTTCACCACGTCCTCGGCTATCGGGGTCCAACACTGGTCCTGCTGCACACCAAGGATGAACAGACGTATTGCGTGGCCTCACCCAGTGAGTGGAAGGAAACGCATCTGTTCGTGGGCGGCGAGGGCAGCTGTGTTATCCAGCTGCTGCCCAAGTGGGTAGCGAAATGTTGGAGATTTACAATCCTTACTAATGGAATTTTTTAAAGGTTTGTGATACTGGAAAAAAAGCCCAACATTCTTTACCTTAACACCAGCATACGCGGCTATCCGAAGGGCTTACGTGCCGGCGCCGATCCGCGAAAACCCATTATAGCAGTCGACGAGCATTTCGAGAATATTGACTGCAAGGGACTGGCGGCTGGGCTCATGTCCATCGAGGTAAAAAGAACATGCACCTTTATCCTTCCAACACATTTAGAGATTAGCTATTGACAAAATCAAATAGAAACCCTGAGATATCATGAACCTCATTTGAAAAGTGAATCAATCGAACCAAAATGAGCTGAACAGTCAACATGTCGAATATTTCTCTGTACTTTAATCGCATTCATGTACAATAAGCCTTATTCAACAGGgtatatgttatatatgtgtatatgcatatatggtATATAGTGTAAAATTCATAGACGTATATCGTTATAAACGGCATAATCTCCAGTCTAAGCTGTTAAAAACAGCACACGTATGGCTCCAAATGGCCAGGTGTGTGCTCTAGCGATGCATTTAAACTAAGTCTACGATTCTCCATACCCAACAATAGTCAACCAACAACAAGAACTACACGTTGCTCGCCATCTTTTCTTCGATCTCATCCGCAGGTGTGGGGCTGCGGCGACAAATCATCACGCGAAGTGCAATTGGACATCAAAAAGTGGCAGATCAAGGAGGCCGAACGGCAGAGGACAGTGAAGCTCACGGCCGCCGACTGGATGGACCATCCGGATCGATATCTCCTCGAGCTGGGCGGCAGGCAGAACTATAACAATTGATCGCGACTGCTGCGTAATATGTATTCTAAAAGCAATGGGTGTGGAATGCCATTCGAAATGAGGGGCATGCCACGTCGAAATTTACTGGGATTTGCTATAGTTATGCACTCGCAGCACGAGAAGTAATCACTGGActgaatttgtttttaattgatgttGATTGATATTTGGTttacttgtttttctttctattATCAATGTTTAGTATTCGATTTGATTTATGTTCGTAACGTGAATTCCGTGAATGCCTTTAAATGTACTTCGGTCTACTTGTGTATCCATGTATATGTCACACATTGCCTTCGTTTTCGTCAACTTTTTCCTTTAGGTCTTCTGTTTTGTTCCGTATCtttgttcaaaaatgtaaaaaagcAAGTATTATGAAAAGACAAAGGATTCGAAGtgcttaaacaaatatttcaataaatgttACAAATGAAATGAAGTCGTATTCTCTACTTGCAAGCGTGGAATGCAGTTCTCATCATTGTTTAATCTCATATCACCAAATGATTCTAAAACAATGTTAGGGGATTTAAATGACCAACAAAATTCAAATGTCTTATCACATatca contains the following coding sequences:
- the LOC6611891 gene encoding methyltransferase-like protein 17, mitochondrial, which gives rise to MNFSLKFTTRNLVPRLHRFTSKIAVDVEPAVVSALEHATLKPRKHPGVVRPNHVELPKQLNDTLKRIVGDHPVKKLIHDGQQLNSYIKSRHPPPTQEEIENKKRIVIEEVNTKMPLDRLATLDEDEAERWRRKRELEINKRLGQRIYAWKRIEYGAYESLVYAIARGAQEYAVLKRVLTELAQRDEHFRPRSFFDFGSGIGTGMWVASELWREDIFEYYNVDRSREMNEISELILRDGHENKQIALRNVFYRQFLPAIETNYDLVIISHTLFELENKEQREDVLRNLWRKCDGYLVIVEEGTRRGSELVNEARQFLLEQEQEGHTVAPCPHDMVCPRLRDLADRTPCNFPISYAPLRLGSDSLADRHTSLYSYVILKKGSQSDSSSSWPRIVRPTLVRSKHAICRLCTEKGNLQEVIFTKSKHGKSAYSCAKVSRWGDRLPMSLGQPQIKPESSESEEPPVLA
- the LOC6611892 gene encoding zinc finger CCCH-type with G patch domain-containing protein; its protein translation is MEEYEAQLLVVEQALENAADDAQRQELLALKNNLQELLALTRDTGDEAPTDELPQQGNDLDDELQRLKSELSDLEAAGSSQTALDEERQLADLRTKYTAMVGEKCSAPHEHSWGTCYHNALICGVDDEVVINSEGVLDARLRVLFTNPTHREMLPCSYYLEGECRFDEAKCRFSHGALVTGSSIRKYNPPDFHKLSRSRPVFALLPDRLWHRGRVLCVNFVEQVCRVRLDGQDHKERERDFKFEELYPLTTDQDEDDELSSEESTSSMRDASSDEAESDMDDLEEARRARMVELSLFTYKPTDRLGAWEEFTRGIGSKLMEKMGYIHGTGLGSEGRGIVTPVSAQILPQGRSLDACMELREAANGDKDYFSVERKLKRAQRRQRKADEKAYVRESQRVDVFTFLNDRVLGPGESTQQSEQVAKKAKNNELQQHSTKTLNVETVRIADEIRRKQRDMAKVKQSLERNSGDAQLQKRLQVQMQSHKQELATLQAQERSLSKEQQTRKSKNKMFEF
- the LOC6611893 gene encoding DNA-binding protein RFXANK, whose protein sequence is MVAPANTIQNNANSDDDEGVRSAPTSMLVLDAKRKSAFLPYRPQSTVLTNLQRGNTEATFCPVEVSLSFHERAGQGEITEEQVAAERARQQDIDYKDAHGFTALHWAASYGQLVPVQLLVAAGANVNTMAPDLISPLLLAAAGGHNEIVRFLLEHGADSGHMDIVGSTALMYAAAGNHPHTCNELLAKDLDLSATNEDGDTAYSLAVEHGAHLAQALLEQYMTAIITAGAFGSI
- the LOC6611894 gene encoding uncharacterized protein LOC6611894, whose protein sequence is MGNTSSKGESDASEPPLEGGKPHKQHQQHKSSDASHNGVSDVGGSHNNLKVTQAQGSMTRSASGADVTEKYLTQLVPVEKLAEILREQTSSKLGINGIVADVFVSQVFPQYSDLGQRLFNLMHSNSKATTKHLGAVAFRQQCERFLGIMDDSKTLECYIKMYAQEENPDQIDKTGVTRLLHICYTIAMQHSGNAVLCPAINRTFGSVTKSIFLCHDSMSLGYVCRWFEQNLMRLVLLVHKYCVHTLSTAYRGLEQQNQSCGIELQTPVLEQRNPFTDTTDFSGGSTRDMDSLMPLSQAWLLAGALPPLYSKPQTVTPPATKGNNNVSASTAVQIFKDKLSMMPSHWTLLYNSNEHGVGANRFLHHVLGYRGPTLVLLHTKDEQTYCVASPSEWKETHLFVGGEGSCVIQLLPKFVILEKKPNILYLNTSIRGYPKGLRAGADPRKPIIAVDEHFENIDCKGLAAGLMSIEVWGCGDKSSREVQLDIKKWQIKEAERQRTVKLTAADWMDHPDRYLLELGGRQNYNN